From a region of the Oryza sativa Japonica Group chromosome 6, ASM3414082v1 genome:
- the LOC4340180 gene encoding GDSL esterase/lipase At5g45910 isoform X1 has translation MAARVVVAFAVASAMFVAVSGQKFNAIFSFGDSMSDTGNLCVNGPPAGLTLTQPPYGETFFGRATCRCSDGRLVVDFLAEKFGLPLLPPSKRGGSDFRRGANMAIIGATTMDSGFFQSLGIGDKIWNNGPLNTQIQWFQQLMPSICGSCNPPPPHKTSPPASRHELRSSHSDLLVRAACKTYLSKSLFVLGEFGGNDYNAQLFGGYTPEQAAGQSGTIVDGIGKGVEQLIGLGAMYVVVPGVLPVGCFPIYLTLYGTSNAGDYDQYGCLTRFNTLSSRHNSLLQAKVSSLQSKYPWARIMYADFYSHVYDMVKSPSNYGFSTNLRACCGAGGGKYNYQNGARCGMSGAYACSNPSSSLSWDGIHLTEAAYKQIADGWVNGPYCHPPIMP, from the exons ATGGCGGCGCGTGTTGTTGTGGCGTTCGCGGTTGCGTCCGCCATGTTCGTGGCCGTCTCCGGCCAGAAGTTCAACGCCATCTTCAGCTTCGGCGACTCCATGTCCGACACCGGCAACCTCTGCGTGAACGGCCCCCCCGCCGGCCTGACGCTCACCCAGCCTCCCTACGGCGAGACCTTCTTCGGCCGCGCCACCTGCCGCTGCTCCgacggccgcctcgtcgtcgacttcctcg CGGAGAAGTTCGGGCTGCCGTTGCTGCCGCCGTCGAAGAGGGGCGGCTCCGACTTCCGGCGAGGCGCGAACATGGCGATCATCGGCGCCACCACCATGGACTCCGGCTTCTTCCAGTCGCTCGGCATCGGCGACAAGATCTGGAACAATGGCCCCCTCAACACCCAGATCCAGTGGTTCCAGCAGCTCATGCCCTCCATCTGCGGCTCATgtaatcccccccccccccacaaaacctcgccgccggcgagccgccaTGAACTCCGATCATCTCATTCTGATCTGCTGGTGCGTGCAGCTTGCAAGACGTACCTGTCCAAGTCGCTGTTCGTGCTCGGCGAGTTCGGGGGCAACGACTACAACGCGCAGCTGTTCGGCGGGTACACGCCGGAGCAGGCGGCGGGGCAGAGCGGCACCATCGTGGACGGGATCGGGAAGGGGGTGGAGCAGCTGATCGGGCTGGGCGCCATGTACGTCGTCGTCCCCGGCGTGCTCCCCGTCGGCTGCTTCCCCATCTACCTCACGCTGTACGGCACCTCCAACGCCGGCGACTACGACCAGTACGGCTGCCTCACCCGCTTCAACACCCTCTCCTCCCGCCATAACTCCCTCCTCCAGGCCAAGGTCTCCTCCCTCCAGAGCAAGTACCCCTGGGCTCGCATCATGTACGCCGACTTCTACTCCCACGTCTACGACATGGTCAAATCCCCCTCCAACTacg GGTTTAGCACGAATTTGAGGGCGTGCTGCGGGGCGGGAGGAGGGAAGTACAACTACCAGAACGGCGCGAGGTGCGGCATGTCGGGAGCCTACGCGTGCTCCaacccgtcgtcgtcgttgagcTGGGACGGCATCCATCTCACGGAGGCGGCGTACAAGCAGATCGCCGACGGGTGGGTCAACGGGCCCTACTGCCACCCGCCGATCATGCCCTAg
- the LOC4340180 gene encoding GDSL esterase/lipase At5g45910 isoform X2 yields the protein MAARVVVAFAVASAMFVAVSGQKFNAIFSFGDSMSDTGNLCVNGPPAGLTLTQPPYGETFFGRATCRCSDGRLVVDFLAEKFGLPLLPPSKRGGSDFRRGANMAIIGATTMDSGFFQSLGIGDKIWNNGPLNTQIQWFQQLMPSICGSSCKTYLSKSLFVLGEFGGNDYNAQLFGGYTPEQAAGQSGTIVDGIGKGVEQLIGLGAMYVVVPGVLPVGCFPIYLTLYGTSNAGDYDQYGCLTRFNTLSSRHNSLLQAKVSSLQSKYPWARIMYADFYSHVYDMVKSPSNYGFSTNLRACCGAGGGKYNYQNGARCGMSGAYACSNPSSSLSWDGIHLTEAAYKQIADGWVNGPYCHPPIMP from the exons ATGGCGGCGCGTGTTGTTGTGGCGTTCGCGGTTGCGTCCGCCATGTTCGTGGCCGTCTCCGGCCAGAAGTTCAACGCCATCTTCAGCTTCGGCGACTCCATGTCCGACACCGGCAACCTCTGCGTGAACGGCCCCCCCGCCGGCCTGACGCTCACCCAGCCTCCCTACGGCGAGACCTTCTTCGGCCGCGCCACCTGCCGCTGCTCCgacggccgcctcgtcgtcgacttcctcg CGGAGAAGTTCGGGCTGCCGTTGCTGCCGCCGTCGAAGAGGGGCGGCTCCGACTTCCGGCGAGGCGCGAACATGGCGATCATCGGCGCCACCACCATGGACTCCGGCTTCTTCCAGTCGCTCGGCATCGGCGACAAGATCTGGAACAATGGCCCCCTCAACACCCAGATCCAGTGGTTCCAGCAGCTCATGCCCTCCATCTGCGGCTCAT CTTGCAAGACGTACCTGTCCAAGTCGCTGTTCGTGCTCGGCGAGTTCGGGGGCAACGACTACAACGCGCAGCTGTTCGGCGGGTACACGCCGGAGCAGGCGGCGGGGCAGAGCGGCACCATCGTGGACGGGATCGGGAAGGGGGTGGAGCAGCTGATCGGGCTGGGCGCCATGTACGTCGTCGTCCCCGGCGTGCTCCCCGTCGGCTGCTTCCCCATCTACCTCACGCTGTACGGCACCTCCAACGCCGGCGACTACGACCAGTACGGCTGCCTCACCCGCTTCAACACCCTCTCCTCCCGCCATAACTCCCTCCTCCAGGCCAAGGTCTCCTCCCTCCAGAGCAAGTACCCCTGGGCTCGCATCATGTACGCCGACTTCTACTCCCACGTCTACGACATGGTCAAATCCCCCTCCAACTacg GGTTTAGCACGAATTTGAGGGCGTGCTGCGGGGCGGGAGGAGGGAAGTACAACTACCAGAACGGCGCGAGGTGCGGCATGTCGGGAGCCTACGCGTGCTCCaacccgtcgtcgtcgttgagcTGGGACGGCATCCATCTCACGGAGGCGGCGTACAAGCAGATCGCCGACGGGTGGGTCAACGGGCCCTACTGCCACCCGCCGATCATGCCCTAg
- the LOC4340181 gene encoding GDSL esterase/lipase At5g45910 — MARRGGALAAAAVDVVGSVLVVCCLCWCAVQPALAGGVGGGGGDGGMRCKYNAMFVFGDSLADTGNICVNKSAAATLLLTFAQPPYGMTYFGHPTCRCSDGRLVVDFLAQELGLPLLPPSKRSAGGGDFRRGANMAIVGATALDFDFLKSIGLGYPIWNNGAMNVQLQWFHHLLPSICATQPQGCRAYLSKSLFLFGSLGGNDYNAMLFFGFTVDQARNYTPKIVDTIITGVEKLIAMGAAEIVVPGVMPVGCFPLYLTMLRSSNESDYDEHGCLRPLNDLAIHHNALLQARLAGLQARYRSAAAAAPAPVRIMYADYYTMVAQMLHTPARFGFRSGMTACCGAGGGEYNYEFEARCGMKGAAACRDPSRHVCWDGVHTTEAANRLVAGGWLRGPYCHPPILHH, encoded by the exons atggcgcggcgaggaggcgcgcttgccgccgccgccgtcgacgtcgtcggcAGCGTGCTGGTGGTTTGCTGCCTCTGCTGGTGCGCCGTGCAGCCGGCGTTGgccggtggcgtcggcggcggcggcggcgatggtgggaTGAGGTGCAAGTACAACGCCATGTTCGTGTTCGGGGACTCGCTGGCGGACACGGGGAACATCTGCGTGAacaagtcggcggcggcgacgctgctGCTGACGTTCGCGCAGCCGCCGTACGGGATGACCTACTTCGGCCACCCCACCTGCCGCTGCTCCgacggccgcctcgtcgtcgactTCCTCG CGCAGGAGCTGGggttgccgctgctgccgccgtcgaagcggagcgccggcggcggcgacttccGGCGAGGCGCCAACATGGCCATCGTCGGCGCCACCGCCCTCGACTTCGACTTCCTCAAGTCCATCGGCCTCGGCTACCCGATCTGGAACAACGGCGCCATGAACGTCCAGCTCCAGTGGTTCCACCATCTTCTCCCCTCCATCTGCGCCACACAACCACAGg GTTGCAGAGCCTACTTGTCCAAGTCACTCTTCCTGTTCGGCTCGCTCGGCGGCAACGACTACAACGCCATGCTGTTCTTCGGCTTCACCGTCGATCAGGCCAGGAATTACACGCCCAAGATCGTCGACACCATCATCACCGGCGTCGAG AAGCTGATTGCGATGGGCGCGGCGGAGATCGTGGTGCCGGGGGTGATGCCGGTGGGGTGCTTCCCGCTCTACCTGACCATGCTCCGGAGCAGCAACGAGTCGGACTACGACGAGCACGGATGCCTCCGGCCGCTCAACGATCTGGCCATCCACCACAACGCGCTGCTGCAGGCGAGGCTCGCCGGACTCCAGGCCAGGtacaggtcggcggcggcggcggcgccggcgccggtgaggatCATGTACGCCGACTACTACACCATGGTCGCCCAGATGCTGCACACGCCGGCGCGCTTCG ggttCAGGAGCGGGATGACGGCGtgctgcggcgccggcggcggggagtaCAACTACGAGTTCGAGGCGCGGTGCGGGATgaagggcgcggcggcgtgccgtGACCCGTCGAGGCACGTGTGCTGGGACGGCGTCCacacgacggaggcggcgaaccggctcgtcgccggcggctggCTCAGGGGACCCTACTGCCACCCTCCCATCCTGCACCACTAG
- the LOC107281212 gene encoding transcription elongation factor 1 homolog, producing the protein MGKRKSRVSKMLATAKKAAPKLETAFSCPFCDHGGAVECSIDIKHMIAEASCFVCQARYSTTAHALTEPIDVYSEWIDQCELAKAAAAAGDDDDDDHHHHHRKTKRRS; encoded by the coding sequence ATGGGGAAGAGGAAGTCTCGGGTGTCGAAGATGCTGGCGACGGCGAAGAAGGCGGCGCCGAAGCTGGAGACGGCGTTCAGCTGCCCGTTCTGCGaccacggcggcgcggtggagtgCAGCATCGACATCAAGCACATGATCGCCGAGGCCTCCTGCTTCGTCTGCCAGGCGCGCTACTCCACCACCGCccacgcgctcaccgagcccaTCGACGTCTACAGCGAGTGGATCGACCAGTGCGAGCTCgccaaagccgccgccgccgccggcgacgacgacgacgacgaccaccaccaccaccaccgcaagACCAAGCGCCGCAGCTAA
- the LOC4340182 gene encoding probable beta-1,3-galactosyltransferase 14, whose product MPSSPKVFSSATTSRRATLRRILSTPAFSAACLLFGLAGFLAAALSFSWSPGSAPRARCPDSSRPLSVSVAWDRRPGDASAGAVAAAGAAVDLPASHATGSRGRHKVMAFVGIFTGFGSVGRRRALRRTWLPADRQGLLRLEEATGLAFRFVIGKSNDKSKMAALEREVQEYDDFVLLDLEEEYSKLPYKTLAYFKAAYALYDSDFYVKADDDIYLRPDRLSLLLAKERSHTQTYIGCMKKGPVFTDPKLKWYEPQSFLLGSEYFLHAYGPIYALSADVVASLVALRNNSFRMFSNEDVTIGSWMLAMNVNHENTHALCSPECTESSIAVWDIPKCSGLCHPEVKMLELHRRKECTGGPSAVSESDDR is encoded by the exons ATGCCGAGCTCGCCGAAGGTCTTCTCCTCGGCGaccacctcccgccgcgccacgctccgccgcatcctctccaccccggccttctccgccgcctgcctcctcttcggcctcgcgggcttcctcgccgccgcgctctcctTCTCCTGGTCGCCGGggagcgcgccgcgcgcccgctgcCCGGACTCCTCCCGCCCGCTCTCCGTCTCCGTCGCGTGGGACCGCCGGCCCGGGGATGCGTCCgccggggccgtggcggcggcgggcgccgccgTGGATCTCCCGGCGTCGCACGCCACCGGGTCGCGCGGGAGGCACAAGGTGATGGCCTTCGTCGGGATCTTCACCGGGTTCGGCTCCGtcgggcggcgacgcgcgctGCGGCGGACGTGGCTCCCCGCGGATCGGCAGGGTCTCCTTCG ATTGGAGGAAGCAACTGGTCTGGCATTCAGATTTGTGATTGGAAAAAGTAATGACAAGTCTAAGATGGCAGCTTTAGAAAGAGAGGTTCAAGAATACGATGATTTCGTGCTTTTAGATCTGGAGGAGGAGTATAGCAAGCTTCCGTACAAAAC GTTAGCTTACTTTAAGGCTGCGTATGCATTGTATGACTCTGACTTCTATGTTAAAGCTGATGATGATATCTACTTGAGACCAG ATAGACTTTCATTGCTTTTGGCTAAGGAGCGTTCACATACACAAACATACATTGGATGCATGAAGAAGGGGCCTGTTTTTACTGACCCAAAGCTGAAATG GTATGAGCCACAATCCTTTTTGCTCGGATCAGAATACTTCCTTCATGCATATGGGCCTATTTACGCTTTATCAGCCGATGTGGTGGCAAGCTTGGTTGCCTTGAGGAACAACAG TTTCCGTATGTTCAGCAATGAGGATGTTACTATTGGATCCTGGATGCTTGCTATGAACGTCAACCATGAGAACACACATGCACTTTGTTCACCTGAGTGCACAGAGTCTTCAATTGCTGTTTGGGATATTCCAAAATGTTCAG GGCTATGCCACCCGGAGGTAAAGATGCTGGAGCTTCATCGAAGGAAGGAATGTACAGGTGGTCCATCTGCGGTGTCTGAATCTGACGACCGATAA
- the LOC4340183 gene encoding GDSL esterase/lipase At5g45910 — protein MMGRQSSSAARRVVVVVCAAMVVAAAAAQKYNAVYNFGDSITDTGNLCTNGRPSQITFTQPPYGETYFGSPTCRCCDGRVVVDFLASKFGLPFLPPSKSTSADFKKGANMAITGATAMDANFFRSLGLSDKIWNNGPISFQIQWFQQISSSVCGQNCKSYLANSLFVFGEFGGNDYNAMLFGGYSADQASTYTSQIVDTISNGVEKLIAMGAVDVVVPGVLPIGCFPIYLTIYGTSSSSDYDSLGCLKKFNDLSTNHNNQLKTKISALQSKYKSARIMYADFYSGVYDMVRNPGNYGFSTVFETCCGSGGGKFNYNNNARCGMSGASACSNPASHLSWDGIHLTEAAYKQITDGWLNGPYCSPAILHS, from the exons ATGATGGGGAGGcagagctcgtcggcggcgaggagggtggtggtggtggtgtgcgcggcgatggtggtggcggcggcggcggcgcagaagtACAATGCGGTGTACAACTTCGGGGACTCGATCACGGACACCGGCAACCTGTGCACCAATGGCAGGCCGTCGCAGATCACCTTCACCCAGCCTCCCTACGGCGAGACCTACTTCGGCTCCCCTACCTGCCGCTGCTGCGacggccgcgtcgtcgtcgacttcCTCG CGAGTAAGTTCGGGCTGCCGTTCCTGCCGCCGTCGAAGTCGACGAGCGCCGACTTCAAGAAGGGAGCGAACATGGCGATCACCGGAGCCACCGCCATGGACGCCAACTTCTTCCGCTCCCTCGGCCTCTCCGACAAGATCTGGAACAACGGCCCCATCAGCTTTCAAATCCAGTGGTTCCAGCAAATCTCCTCCTCCGTCTGCGGCCAGA ATTGCAAGAGCTACCTGGCGAACTCGCTGTTCGTGTTCGGGGAGTTCGGCGGCAACGACTACAATGCGATGCTGTTCGGAGGGTACAGCGCGGACCAGGCGAGCACGTACACGTCGCAGATCGTGGACACCATCTCCAACGGCGTCGAGAAGCTCATCGCCATGggcgccgtcgacgtcgtcgtccccgGCGTGCTCCCCATCGGCTGCTTCCCCATCTACCTCACCATCTACGGCACCTCCTCCAGCTCCGACTACGACAGCCTCGGCTGCCTCAAGAAGTTCAACGACCTCTCCACCAACCACAACAATCAGCTCAAGACCAAGATCTCCGCGCTCCAATCCAAGTACAAGTCCGCCCGCATCATGTACGCCGACTTCTACTCCGGCGTCTACGACATGGTCCGCAACCCCGGCAACTACG GATTTAGCACGGTGTTCGAGACGTGCTGCGGGTCAGGCGGCGGCAAGTTCAACTACAACAACAACGCGAGGTGTGGGATGTCAGGCGCATCAGCGTGCTCCAACCCGGCGTCGCATCTTAGCTGGGACGGCATCCACCTCACCGAGGCAGCTTACAAGCAGATCACTGACGGCTGGCTCAACGGCCCGTACTGTAGCCCGGCCATCCTCCACAGCTAA